A single region of the Streptomyces sp. NBC_00425 genome encodes:
- a CDS encoding carbohydrate ABC transporter permease: protein MSAADTTTPAKAPPRRPSPPPPAPPGRPRAKRPSAGTPWLLLAPCLLVLALVMGYPLVRLVTLSFQKFGQSQLWGFQPAESVGFDNFAGVLGDGEFWQVVLRTIVFAAGCAVLTMVLGMMVALLLQRVSGWVKTLVNIALVASWGMPVIVATTVFKWLFDSDYGILNAVLSRLPGVELIGHNWFASGPQGLAVIMLLVIWGAVPFVVITLSAGLTQVPAELEEAARLDGAGAWGVFRYVTLPILKPIIVMLTTLSVIWDMGVFPQVFVMRNGHPEAEFQLLTTYSYDRAFVVNDYGQGSAIALITVLLLLGVVAVYMRQMLKIGEVE from the coding sequence ATGAGTGCCGCAGACACGACCACCCCTGCCAAGGCGCCGCCGCGGCGGCCGTCACCGCCACCGCCCGCGCCACCGGGCAGACCACGGGCGAAACGCCCGTCCGCCGGAACCCCCTGGCTGCTCCTCGCGCCCTGCCTGCTGGTGCTCGCCCTGGTGATGGGCTATCCGCTGGTCCGGCTCGTCACCCTGTCCTTCCAGAAGTTCGGGCAGTCCCAGCTGTGGGGCTTCCAGCCGGCCGAGTCGGTCGGGTTCGACAACTTCGCCGGCGTGCTGGGCGACGGCGAGTTCTGGCAGGTCGTCCTGCGCACGATCGTCTTCGCGGCCGGCTGCGCCGTCCTCACCATGGTCCTCGGCATGATGGTCGCGCTGCTCCTCCAGCGGGTCTCCGGTTGGGTGAAGACCCTCGTCAACATCGCGCTCGTGGCCAGCTGGGGCATGCCGGTCATCGTCGCCACCACCGTCTTCAAGTGGCTGTTCGACTCCGACTACGGCATCCTCAACGCCGTCCTCAGCAGACTGCCCGGCGTCGAGCTGATCGGCCACAACTGGTTCGCCAGCGGACCGCAGGGCCTCGCGGTGATCATGCTGCTGGTGATCTGGGGCGCGGTGCCCTTCGTGGTGATCACCCTCAGTGCCGGCCTCACCCAGGTGCCTGCCGAGCTGGAGGAGGCCGCCCGGCTCGACGGCGCCGGCGCCTGGGGCGTCTTCCGGTACGTCACCCTGCCCATCCTCAAGCCGATCATCGTGATGCTCACGACCCTGTCGGTCATCTGGGACATGGGCGTCTTCCCCCAGGTCTTCGTCATGCGCAACGGCCACCCCGAGGCCGAGTTCCAGCTCCTGACGACGTACTCCTACGACCGCGCCTTCGTCGTCAACGACTACGGACAGGGCTCGGCCATCGCGCTGATCACCGTGCTGCTGCTGCTCGGGGTGGTCGCCGTCTACATGCGCCAGATGCTGAAGATCGGAGAGGTGGAATGA
- a CDS encoding extracellular solute-binding protein, with the protein MKRKLIAAIGIAGMMVSIAACGDDSGSGDSKGTDAKELTVWLTVDAQNNWPELVKAADAAVQKSHPGVKINHEYYGWPDKNAKLDAVLATDKAPDVVEMGNTEMLGYMVKGAFAPLDAGKFDNSSAWLDGLKASVTYDGKTYGVPYYAGGRVANWRKDVFAAAGVTSTPKTYAELTAALDKVQKKEGGKFSAWYQPSRDWYAAMSFVYDAGGSIAKEDGGQWKASLSSPESLKGLNEFKTVLDKYMHGDKTKDESDRYIVYGQGKSGMIFAPAWEGATAAAKENDKTGKLAGNVENFVMPGPSGKNLPVFLGGSDLAVPVKSDAQGLAAEWINAFTGPAGQKGLIAKGNLPNNKTDLATLKNDPATAVPATAAESNWFVPMAPGWGQVEKAQVLQTMLQSIGTGKKTVEAAAKDADAAIDKVINTK; encoded by the coding sequence GTGAAGCGCAAGCTGATAGCCGCGATCGGTATCGCGGGCATGATGGTCTCCATCGCGGCGTGCGGGGACGACAGCGGCAGTGGGGACTCGAAGGGCACCGACGCCAAGGAGCTGACCGTCTGGCTCACCGTCGACGCGCAGAACAACTGGCCCGAGCTGGTGAAGGCCGCCGACGCGGCGGTCCAGAAGTCGCACCCCGGCGTCAAGATCAACCACGAGTACTACGGCTGGCCGGACAAGAACGCCAAGCTGGACGCCGTCCTCGCCACCGACAAGGCCCCCGACGTCGTCGAGATGGGCAACACCGAGATGCTCGGCTACATGGTCAAGGGCGCCTTCGCCCCCCTCGACGCGGGCAAGTTCGACAACTCCTCCGCCTGGCTCGACGGCCTCAAGGCCTCGGTGACCTACGACGGCAAGACCTACGGCGTGCCGTACTACGCCGGCGGCCGCGTCGCCAACTGGCGCAAGGACGTCTTCGCCGCCGCCGGGGTGACGTCCACGCCGAAGACGTACGCGGAGCTCACCGCGGCGCTGGACAAGGTGCAGAAGAAGGAGGGCGGCAAGTTCTCCGCCTGGTACCAGCCCAGCCGTGACTGGTACGCGGCCATGTCCTTCGTCTACGACGCCGGCGGCTCCATCGCCAAGGAGGACGGCGGCCAGTGGAAGGCCAGTCTCTCCTCGCCGGAGTCCCTCAAGGGCCTGAACGAGTTCAAGACGGTCCTCGACAAGTACATGCACGGCGACAAGACCAAGGACGAGTCCGACCGCTACATCGTCTACGGCCAGGGCAAGTCCGGCATGATCTTCGCCCCCGCCTGGGAGGGCGCGACCGCCGCCGCCAAGGAGAACGACAAGACCGGCAAGCTGGCCGGCAACGTCGAGAACTTCGTGATGCCCGGCCCGTCCGGCAAGAACCTCCCCGTCTTCCTCGGCGGTTCCGACCTCGCCGTCCCGGTGAAGTCCGACGCGCAGGGCCTCGCCGCCGAGTGGATCAACGCCTTCACCGGTCCCGCCGGGCAGAAGGGCCTGATCGCCAAGGGCAACCTGCCCAACAACAAGACCGACCTCGCGACCCTCAAGAACGACCCGGCGACGGCGGTCCCGGCCACCGCGGCCGAGTCCAACTGGTTCGTCCCGATGGCCCCCGGCTGGGGCCAGGTCGAGAAGGCCCAGGTGCTCCAGACCATGCTCCAGAGCATCGGCACCGGCAAGAAGACGGTCGAGGCCGCCGCGAAGGACGCGGACGCCGCGATCGACAAGGTCATCAACACCAAGTGA
- the nagB gene encoding glucosamine-6-phosphate deaminase codes for MEVVIVADARSGGELIAGAMAQLLRRKPDALLGVATGSTPLPVYEALAAQVRAGAVDTSRARIAQLDEYVGLPAEHPESYRSVLRREVLEPLGVKMEAFLGPDGTAEDVQAACEAYDRALAAAGGVDLQLLGIGTDGHIGFNEPCSSLRSRTRIKTLTEQTRVDNARFFDGDVEQVPHHVITQGIGTILEARHVVLLATGEGKADAVAASVEGPVAAVCPASALQLHPHATVVVDEAAASKLKLADYFRHTYAHKPQWQGI; via the coding sequence GTGGAAGTTGTCATCGTTGCGGACGCCCGGTCGGGCGGCGAGCTCATCGCCGGAGCCATGGCCCAGCTCCTTCGGCGCAAGCCGGACGCGCTGCTCGGCGTGGCCACGGGTTCCACCCCGCTGCCCGTCTACGAGGCGCTGGCCGCCCAGGTGCGCGCCGGCGCCGTGGACACCTCGCGCGCCAGGATCGCCCAGCTCGACGAGTACGTCGGCCTGCCCGCCGAGCACCCCGAGTCCTACCGCTCGGTCCTGCGGCGCGAGGTGCTCGAACCGCTGGGCGTGAAGATGGAGGCGTTCCTCGGTCCGGACGGCACGGCCGAGGACGTGCAGGCCGCCTGCGAGGCCTACGACCGGGCGCTGGCGGCGGCCGGCGGCGTGGACCTCCAGCTGCTCGGGATCGGCACCGACGGGCACATCGGGTTCAACGAGCCGTGCTCGTCGCTGCGCTCGCGGACCCGGATCAAGACGCTGACCGAGCAGACCCGGGTGGACAACGCGAGGTTCTTCGACGGAGACGTCGAGCAGGTCCCGCACCACGTCATCACCCAGGGGATCGGGACGATCCTGGAGGCCCGGCACGTGGTGCTGCTCGCCACCGGGGAGGGCAAGGCGGACGCGGTCGCCGCCTCCGTCGAGGGGCCGGTCGCCGCCGTGTGCCCGGCCTCCGCGCTGCAGCTGCACCCGCACGCCACGGTCGTCGTCGACGAGGCCGCCGCGTCCAAGCTGAAGCTCGCCGACTACTTCCGGCACACCTACGCCCACAAGCCGCAGTGGCAGGGGATCTGA
- a CDS encoding carbohydrate ABC transporter permease, with protein MTSVRTLAAPRRTSRLGWNLLGLLVFAVAGFPVYWMLNTAFKPAKDAIDPDPSLLPTHLTLDNFSRALHIADFWGPVGRSLLVSLAVVAIGVVVGMLAALAISRFAFRGRKVVIVGILAVQMVPLVAMIIPVFLLLNDLDQYDKLSGLIITYLTFILPFTVWTLRGFIVNIPKELEEAAMVDGCSRTGAFVRVVFPLLAPGMVATSVYGFIQAWNEYLYALMLLSQKNQTATVWLSNFSTKHGTEYAPMMAGATMMALPIVALFLLVQRKMAAGLTAGAVKG; from the coding sequence ATGACCAGCGTGCGCACCCTCGCCGCGCCGCGCCGGACGTCACGGCTCGGCTGGAACCTCCTCGGCCTGCTGGTCTTCGCCGTCGCGGGATTCCCCGTCTACTGGATGCTCAACACGGCGTTCAAGCCGGCGAAGGACGCGATCGACCCGGACCCCAGCCTGCTGCCGACGCACCTGACCCTCGACAACTTCAGTCGCGCGCTGCACATCGCCGACTTCTGGGGGCCGGTGGGCCGCAGCCTGCTCGTCTCCCTGGCGGTCGTCGCGATCGGCGTCGTCGTGGGCATGCTGGCCGCCCTCGCCATCTCCCGGTTCGCCTTCCGCGGTCGCAAGGTCGTCATCGTCGGCATCCTGGCGGTGCAGATGGTTCCGCTCGTCGCCATGATCATCCCGGTCTTCCTGCTGCTGAACGACCTGGACCAGTACGACAAGCTGTCCGGCCTGATCATCACGTACCTGACGTTCATCCTCCCCTTCACGGTGTGGACCCTGCGCGGCTTCATCGTCAACATCCCCAAGGAGCTGGAGGAGGCCGCGATGGTCGACGGCTGCTCCCGCACCGGCGCCTTCGTCCGGGTCGTCTTCCCCCTCCTGGCCCCCGGCATGGTCGCCACCTCGGTCTACGGCTTCATCCAGGCCTGGAACGAGTACCTGTACGCCCTGATGCTGCTCAGCCAGAAGAACCAGACGGCGACCGTGTGGCTCAGCAACTTCTCCACCAAGCACGGCACCGAGTACGCCCCGATGATGGCCGGCGCCACGATGATGGCCCTGCCGATCGTCGCCCTCTTCCTCCTCGTCCAGCGCAAGATGGCCGCGGGGCTGACCGCGGGCGCCGTGAAGGGATGA
- a CDS encoding glycoside hydrolase family 3 protein yields MTTLASGTDTLTRDALTVLQPGFPGTTAPDWLLRRLGEGLASVGLFGRNIASPGQLSALTARLRAERDDVLVAIDEEGGDVTRLEVRTGSSFPGNHALGAVDDVSLTLEVAAELGRRLAACGVNLNWAPSADVNSNAANPVIGVRSFGADPALVARHTAAYVTGLQSAGVAACTKHFPGHGDTAVDSHHALPRIDADPAVLAERELTPFRAAIAAGTRAVMSAHILVPALDPAHPATLSPRVLTALLRDELGYDGLIVTDGMEMQAVAATYGIERGSVLAIAAGADAICVGGGLADDETVCRLRDALVTAVRTGELAEERLADAARRVRALARWTATGATAGTGSPTGAAVRADVGLIAARRALRLTGDEAFTPLTEPPYVAALTPVANIAVGDETPWGMAAELIRLLPGTETGSFAGPDAGHAALVAAGERRIVAVVRDEHRHPWMTTALDTLLAARPDTVVVEMGVPQAPPRGALHIATHGAARVCGRAAAEVVAPVP; encoded by the coding sequence ATGACGACACTCGCCAGCGGCACCGACACACTCACCCGCGACGCCCTGACGGTCCTGCAGCCCGGCTTCCCCGGCACCACCGCCCCCGACTGGCTGCTCCGCCGGCTCGGCGAGGGACTGGCGTCGGTCGGCCTGTTCGGCAGGAACATCGCCTCGCCCGGACAACTCAGCGCCCTGACCGCCCGGTTGCGGGCGGAACGCGACGACGTCCTGGTCGCGATCGACGAGGAGGGCGGGGACGTCACCCGGCTCGAGGTGCGCACCGGCTCCAGCTTCCCCGGCAACCACGCACTGGGCGCGGTGGACGACGTCTCGCTCACCCTGGAGGTCGCCGCCGAGCTGGGCCGCCGCCTCGCCGCATGCGGAGTCAACCTGAACTGGGCGCCCTCCGCCGACGTCAACTCCAACGCCGCGAACCCGGTCATCGGCGTGCGCTCCTTCGGCGCCGACCCCGCGCTGGTCGCCCGGCACACCGCCGCCTACGTCACCGGACTGCAGTCGGCGGGCGTCGCGGCCTGCACCAAGCACTTCCCGGGGCACGGCGACACGGCCGTCGACTCCCATCACGCGCTGCCGCGCATCGACGCCGACCCGGCGGTGCTGGCCGAACGCGAGCTGACCCCGTTCCGAGCGGCCATCGCCGCCGGCACCCGCGCCGTGATGAGCGCGCACATCCTGGTCCCGGCCCTCGACCCGGCGCACCCGGCAACGTTGTCCCCCCGCGTCCTCACCGCCCTCCTGCGCGACGAACTCGGCTACGACGGCCTGATCGTCACCGACGGCATGGAGATGCAGGCCGTCGCCGCCACCTACGGCATCGAGCGGGGCAGCGTCCTCGCGATCGCCGCGGGCGCCGACGCCATCTGCGTGGGCGGCGGCCTCGCCGACGACGAGACGGTGTGCCGGCTGCGCGACGCCCTGGTCACCGCCGTCCGCACGGGCGAACTCGCCGAGGAGCGCCTCGCCGACGCGGCGCGGCGGGTACGGGCCCTCGCCCGCTGGACGGCGACGGGAGCCACGGCCGGGACCGGGTCGCCGACCGGTGCGGCCGTGCGCGCCGACGTCGGCCTGATCGCCGCCCGCCGTGCCCTGCGGCTGACCGGCGACGAGGCCTTCACCCCGCTCACCGAGCCGCCGTACGTCGCCGCCCTCACCCCGGTGGCCAACATCGCCGTCGGCGACGAGACGCCGTGGGGGATGGCCGCCGAGCTGATCCGGCTGCTGCCGGGAACGGAGACCGGGAGCTTCGCCGGCCCGGACGCGGGGCACGCCGCGCTGGTCGCGGCGGGGGAGCGGCGGATCGTCGCCGTGGTCCGCGACGAGCACCGGCATCCCTGGATGACGACCGCCCTCGACACCCTCCTCGCGGCCCGTCCGGACACGGTGGTCGTCGAGATGGGCGTCCCCCAGGCGCCGCCCCGGGGCGCCCTGCACATCGCCACCCACGGCGCCGCCCGGGTGTGCGGCCGTGCAGCGGCGGAGGTCGTCGCCCCAGTGCCGTGA